In Bacillus weihaiensis, the genomic stretch GGGCATTTAACATTCCGTTATTTATTGCAGGAGTTATTTTTCTAGGAAAACAATTTGGGATAAAAACACTGATTGGAACGATATTTGTTCCCTTCGTCGTCTATTTAACGAGAGAGTGGGAACCTGCGACAATGGATCCTTTACTAGGCTCTCTTTTTGGCGGGATTTGTATTGGTCTAGGCCTTGGAATTGTGTTCAGAGGAAAAGCGTCCACTGGTGGAACGGATCTAGCGGCACAGATTATACATAAATATACTGGGTTGTCATTAGGGACATGTGTGGTTCTTATTGATGGATTGATTGTTGTAACCGCAGCGTTTGTCTTTGATCTTGAAGGTGGATTATATGCCCTAATTGGGTTGTATGTTACAAGTAAAACAATTGATATTGTTCAAATTGGTTGGGGACGTTCGAAGATGACGTTGATTATTACGGGCAAGCAGGATGAGGTTCAGGATGCCATTTTAAATCAAATTGATCGCGGTGTAACAAGGCTTGCTGCGCATGGTGGATTTACAAATAATGAAAGACCTGTTTTATTGTGTGTCGTCGACCAAACAGAATTCACAAAGTTGAAACAAGTGGTCAGAAGTATTGATCCCAAGGCTTTTGTCACGGTAACAGATGCATCTGAGGTACTTGGAGAAGGTTTCAAAAAGGATTAAATTGGCTATAATGGCAGTGGTGTTGTATATTTTTTTTAGGGCTTATACTTTTTAAGCCAGTCATGAATGAAGACCTACATAATGAGGTTGAAGGAGGCACTTTACGATGAAATCAAAGAAGCTTTTAGCCCTGTTTCTTGGGACTTCGCTTGTTTTAGCTGCTTGTGGTGGGGCTGAGGAACCGAAAGAAGAAGCAACAGAAACAACTGAAGGTGCCGAAACAGCAAATGCAAATCCTGAAGAAATCTATCAGCAAACGTGTATTGGCTGTCACGGTGGCAATCTACAAGGTGGCGCTGGACCTAACTTAACAGAGGTTGGGGCAAAATATGATCAGGATGCAATTGAAAGCATTATTATTAATGGCCAAGGAAGTATGCCGAAAGGGTTATTAAACGAAGCAGAGGCTGAAGTTGTGGCAGCTTGGTTAGCAGAAAAGAAATAATGCGGAACGAGGGTGACTAGTTCATCCTTTTTTTTTATGTAAAGATTTAGTCACGATACTTCCACAGACGATCCCCTAGGCTATAATTCCTACTTATACAATTAGTTAGAAAGTTCTAAAATGATTCATAGGAAACGTTTACAAAAATATGCATGCCATTTTACAAAAATAATGTTACATTATACCAACAAGCCTATTCTAAGCCCTTAAACGATGCTATTTCGACATGTTTTAATATAGATGAAATGAAACTGTAACATAATTTAGTCTATATTTGTTGAAATTTGATGGTATAATGGATTTTGTAGATAAAAAGACAAGGAGTTTTTCTGTCTATATTGTCGACATATATCGACAATAATAGACTTTTTCTCCAAAAAAACAAAACTTTAGGTGGTTTTCTTTCTATGATTGAGATGTCAGAAATATACAAAACGTATCCGAATGGTGTTTTGGCCATTAATGGTATTGATATAATGATAAACCAAGGCGAGTTTGTTTATGTCGTTGGACCTAGTGGAGCTGGGAAATCAACATTTATTAAAATGATGTACCGCGAAGAGAAGCCTTCGAGCGGTAAAATTGTCATAAATGGTGTTGATCTATCGAAGCTGAAGGAATCAAAAGTTCCAATGCTAAGACGTAATATCGGAGTCGTCTTCCAAGACTTCAAATTGCTACCAAAGCTTACGGTTTTTGAAAATGTTGCCTTTGCATTAGAAGTAATTGGTGAAAATCAAAAGAATATAAAAAAGAGAGTCTTAGATGTACTAGATTTAGTACAGCTTAAACATAAAGCTAGATTTTTCCCAAATGAATTATCAGGTGGAGAGCAGCAACGTGTATCCATTGCACGCTCAATAGTAAACAATCCATCCGTTATGATTGCGGATGAGCCAACAGGTAACCTTGATCCTGATACATCCTGGGAAATTATGCATTTATTTGAGGAAATTAATAATCGTGGAACAACAATTGTTATGGCCACACACAATAAAGAGATTGTTAATACATTAAAAAAGCGTGTCATCGCAGTTGAAGATGGGAAAATTGTGCGTGACGAAGCAAGAGGGGAGTATGGATTATATGATTAATACTCTTGGTCGTCATTTTCGTGAGAGTTTAAAAAGTTTAGCAAGAAATGCATGGATGACCTTTGCATCGATTAGTGCTGTTACTGTAACACTTATCTTGGTTGGGACATTTTTAGTTATTATGATGAATTTAAACCATGTTGCATCTAACCTTGAGAAGGATGTTGAAATTAGGGTTCTTATTGATGTAACAGCGGATGAACAAGCACAAACAGCTTTAAAGAGTGAGATTGAAAAAATAGCGGAAGTAGATTCCATAGTTTTTTCTCCTAAGGAAGACGAGTTAAATAACTTAGTAGAAAGTTTAGGAGAAGAAGGGAAATCCTTTGAACTGTTTGAACAAAATAATCCACTTAACGATGTATTTGTTGTAAAAGCAAAGAATCCGAAAGATACAAATACAGTTGCAGAAAAAATTGAGAAGTTAGAAAATGCATCGAAAGTAAGATATGGGCAAGAACAAGTTGAAAAGCTATTTCAAGGAATTAGTGTAGCAAGAAACATTGGTCTTGGTTTAATTATTGGTCTTATCTTTACAGCGATGTTCCTTATTTCCAATACAATTAAAATTACGATTATTGCTCGTAAACGTGAGATCGAAATCATGAGGCTTGTAGGAGCTACAAACGGATTTATACGATGGCCGTTCTTCTTAGAAGGATTATTTTTAGGTGTACTAGGAGCAGTTGTACCAATAACATTGATTGTTATTGCCTATCAATCGATCTATTCTTTAGCATCCGAAAAACTTCAAGGATCATTTATTGAATTATTACCGTTCAGTCCTTTCGTCTTTCAGATATC encodes the following:
- the ftsX gene encoding permease-like cell division protein FtsX produces the protein MINTLGRHFRESLKSLARNAWMTFASISAVTVTLILVGTFLVIMMNLNHVASNLEKDVEIRVLIDVTADEQAQTALKSEIEKIAEVDSIVFSPKEDELNNLVESLGEEGKSFELFEQNNPLNDVFVVKAKNPKDTNTVAEKIEKLENASKVRYGQEQVEKLFQGISVARNIGLGLIIGLIFTAMFLISNTIKITIIARKREIEIMRLVGATNGFIRWPFFLEGLFLGVLGAVVPITLIVIAYQSIYSLASEKLQGSFIELLPFSPFVFQISAILLLIGAVIGIWGSLMSVRKFLKA
- the cccB gene encoding cytochrome c551, with amino-acid sequence MKSKKLLALFLGTSLVLAACGGAEEPKEEATETTEGAETANANPEEIYQQTCIGCHGGNLQGGAGPNLTEVGAKYDQDAIESIIINGQGSMPKGLLNEAEAEVVAAWLAEKK
- the ftsE gene encoding cell division ATP-binding protein FtsE encodes the protein MIEMSEIYKTYPNGVLAINGIDIMINQGEFVYVVGPSGAGKSTFIKMMYREEKPSSGKIVINGVDLSKLKESKVPMLRRNIGVVFQDFKLLPKLTVFENVAFALEVIGENQKNIKKRVLDVLDLVQLKHKARFFPNELSGGEQQRVSIARSIVNNPSVMIADEPTGNLDPDTSWEIMHLFEEINNRGTTIVMATHNKEIVNTLKKRVIAVEDGKIVRDEARGEYGLYD
- a CDS encoding YitT family protein; this translates as MTKKRNHTYNPKLDKLIEYIYIIVGSAFVAIGFNLFLLPNRIASGGVSGISTILDATFGFEPAYVQWAFNIPLFIAGVIFLGKQFGIKTLIGTIFVPFVVYLTREWEPATMDPLLGSLFGGICIGLGLGIVFRGKASTGGTDLAAQIIHKYTGLSLGTCVVLIDGLIVVTAAFVFDLEGGLYALIGLYVTSKTIDIVQIGWGRSKMTLIITGKQDEVQDAILNQIDRGVTRLAAHGGFTNNERPVLLCVVDQTEFTKLKQVVRSIDPKAFVTVTDASEVLGEGFKKD